AGGCAGCAGGGACGATTTGATGAAGTGGTGGCCGGTTTAAGGACCACGTATCACACATTCGGGGAAAATGGGTAACCAGCAGCGAAAGGATCTCCGAGCCCTGGCCAGGGAGGTTATCCGTCAGGAAGCTGAGGCGGTCAATGTTCTGGCGGAGCGTATTGGCCTGGAATTCGAGGAGGCGGTGGAGCTGATGTTCCGCTGCCCGGGGCGGATAGTGGTAACCGGTATGGGTAAATCGGGGCAGATTTCGCGAAAGATCGCCGCCACACTCACCAGTACCGGCACCCCGGCCCTATACATCCATCCCAGCGAGGCTCTCCATGGTGACCTTGGCATGCTGGAGAAGTCCGATGTTCTGCTGGTGGTTTCCAACAGCGGTGAGACCGAGGATATCCTGAAGATGCTTCCCACCATCGAGGTGTTGCAGGTGCCGATTGTAGCTATCCTGGGGCGTGTGGATTCCGCTATTGGACGGAAGGCGAATATCACCCTGGACGCCAGCGTGGAGCGGGAAGCCTGTCCCATGGACCTGGCCCCTACCACCAGTACCACCGCCGCTCTGGCGATGGGCGATGCCCTGGCCATGGCCCTGCTGGAGCTGCGGGATTTTAAGCCCGAACACTTT
This portion of the Candidatus Neomarinimicrobiota bacterium genome encodes:
- a CDS encoding SIS domain-containing protein, whose translation is MGNQQRKDLRALAREVIRQEAEAVNVLAERIGLEFEEAVELMFRCPGRIVVTGMGKSGQISRKIAATLTSTGTPALYIHPSEALHGDLGMLEKSDVLLVVSNSGETEDILKMLPTIEVLQVPIVAILGRVDSAIGRKANITLDASVEREACPMDLAPTTSTTAALAMGDALAMALLELRDFKPEHFALYHPGGTLGKKLLTTVASLMHSGEELPLVHLDTVMRQAIFVISEKGLGVTGVVDDDGRLEGVITDGDLRRGLERDNQLLGLKASEVMTLNPKCIVGTDLAVHALAMMEDYAITSLFVIDEKDQTRPLGLIHIHDILKSGIRR